A region from the Brachyspira hampsonii genome encodes:
- a CDS encoding polysaccharide biosynthesis protein — MFKDKILLITGGTGSFGNKMLRYFINNTNIKEVRVFSRDEEKQDRMRTELKDDRIKYYIGDVKDYKSINEALRNVDFVFHAAALKQVPSCEFYPMQAVQTNIIGSGNVIDACIENKVKKLVMLSTDKAVYPINAMGMTKAIMEKLMISKSRTLQNNDDITLCATRYGNVMASRGSVIPLFIKQCKENKPITVTDPNMTRFLMSLDESVDLVLFAFNNAVNGDIFVQKAPACTIMDLALAIKEIFNPNVEIKIIGTRHGEKTYETLINKEDMIKAVDMGNFYKIPADNRDLNYDKYFIDGNTEIASKDEYNSDNTTRLNKEQVKEKLLSLDYVKNEL; from the coding sequence ATGTTTAAGGATAAAATTTTATTAATAACTGGAGGTACTGGATCTTTTGGTAATAAAATGCTTAGATATTTTATAAACAATACCAACATAAAAGAAGTAAGAGTATTTTCCAGAGATGAAGAAAAACAAGATAGAATGCGTACAGAATTAAAAGATGATAGAATAAAATATTATATAGGTGATGTAAAAGATTATAAAAGTATCAATGAAGCTTTAAGAAATGTTGATTTTGTATTTCATGCTGCTGCTTTAAAACAAGTACCTTCTTGTGAGTTTTATCCTATGCAGGCTGTACAAACTAATATAATAGGTTCAGGTAATGTAATAGATGCTTGTATTGAAAATAAAGTAAAAAAACTTGTTATGTTATCAACAGATAAAGCAGTTTATCCCATCAATGCAATGGGTATGACCAAAGCAATTATGGAAAAATTAATGATTTCAAAATCTAGAACTTTGCAAAATAATGATGATATAACATTATGTGCTACTAGATATGGTAATGTTATGGCTTCTAGAGGGTCTGTTATTCCATTATTTATAAAACAATGTAAAGAAAATAAGCCAATAACAGTTACAGATCCTAATATGACAAGGTTTTTAATGTCATTGGATGAATCGGTAGACTTAGTATTATTTGCCTTCAACAATGCCGTAAATGGAGATATTTTTGTCCAAAAAGCACCGGCTTGCACTATTATGGATTTGGCATTAGCTATTAAGGAAATATTTAATCCCAATGTAGAAATAAAAATAATAGGTACTAGACATGGTGAAAAGACTTATGAGACATTAATAAATAAAGAAGATATGATTAAAGCTGTTGATATGGGAAATTTTTATAAAATACCTGCAGATAATAGAGATTTAAATTATGATAAATATTTTATAGATGGTAATACAGAAATAGCATCAAAAGATGAATATAATTCAGATAATACAACTCGTTTAAATAAAGAACAAGTAAAAGAAAAGCTTTTATCTTTGGATTATGTCAAAAATGAACTTTAA
- a CDS encoding sugar nucleotide-binding protein, which translates to MKKILILGGTGMLGNTVVKHFINNKNYDVHFTYRNEKVAFDNFDKNKAIKFDSLTDDINNLNTDFDYVINCIGIIKPFMFNNMRDSIFINSIFPWNAANWCKTNNIKFIHITTDCVFDGLKGKYNELDEHNALDEYGKSKSLGEPRGKCMILRTSIIGEEIHKNASLISWAKSQRGKSVNGFLNHFWNGITTKQYAIICENIIENNLYQEDLFHIHSKDIVSKYQMLEYFNEKYDLNLKIKPYITNPICDRSLSSIKELCSKLDIPTVKEQINNLE; encoded by the coding sequence ATGAAAAAAATTCTAATATTAGGAGGAACAGGAATGCTTGGCAATACAGTTGTTAAGCATTTTATTAACAACAAAAATTATGATGTTCATTTTACATATAGAAATGAAAAAGTAGCTTTTGATAATTTTGATAAAAATAAAGCAATTAAATTTGATTCTCTTACTGATGATATAAATAATTTAAATACGGATTTTGATTATGTTATAAATTGTATTGGTATTATAAAACCTTTTATGTTCAATAATATGAGAGATTCTATTTTTATAAATTCAATTTTTCCTTGGAATGCAGCCAATTGGTGTAAAACTAATAATATTAAATTTATTCATATAACTACAGACTGTGTATTTGACGGACTCAAAGGTAAATACAATGAACTTGATGAACATAATGCATTAGATGAATATGGAAAATCAAAATCTTTAGGTGAACCTAGAGGAAAATGTATGATATTGCGTACAAGTATAATAGGTGAAGAGATACATAAAAATGCTAGTTTAATTTCTTGGGCTAAATCACAAAGAGGTAAATCTGTAAACGGATTTTTGAATCATTTTTGGAATGGTATTACAACAAAGCAATATGCAATAATTTGTGAAAATATAATAGAAAATAATCTTTATCAAGAAGATTTATTTCATATACATTCTAAAGATATAGTAAGCAAATATCAAATGTTAGAGTATTTTAATGAAAAATATGATTTGAATTTAAAAATAAAACCGTATATAACTAATCCTATATGTGATAGAAGTTTATCATCTATTAAGGAATTATGTAGTAAATTAGATATACCAACAGTAAAAGAACAAATAAATAATTTGGAGTAA
- a CDS encoding glycosyltransferase, producing MKWQNKGHEFDEIGNIFKKNKDLLLLGDIDKALKMKECLSFLNANILIPTKEAMDSLDIDILGKTILIFGDYPNIERFLISKNLIKDVNYFVIYNFYSPYFYNYESNFIMKYLSIFAVYAYDKVYISSNNIITTTVCNLNCTSCLNFNPYINRKQHSDLERLKNDIDIYFKNVDMIGFMHITGGEPSLYPDIIKLLKYINNNYSNKIIDLVMPTNGVREIPDELLEIVKESNITIQVDNYLNAVPEFENIYKKNLEKLEKYNVKSEIIPAGEFWNWAQAYPPRYDYSKLSDEENSKRYDYCGSIFSEIRNGTISGCCYHSFAETAGIVNYDEDSLFDLKGNVNKKELIEFRLKYNKKGYTEFCKICNGLNPLNRKVVKPAEQTKGILSWDGNFTEKDYIPVDILKILDFSVKITVITPTYNRADFLPKTIESILNQTYTNFEYYILDDGSTDNTKEVVKPYLKDNRVKYLYHENSGEPETVNWGWSLAKGEYFTQINSDDIVDKTLFEEMIKVLDNDDNAVVAYCDYKIIDEKNNVIESVKSPDWNFLEALSDFSCYAAMVGTFIKRSKFVNWTNIRTDKYLYINDIEMYWNMALYGDFIHVPKTLVSWRKHKGQLSVNRPDSIYEIADWFKEYFYKSNIPNEVFNLKDIVANRVVIYAESLLTLYNFPKTIKDKIKRYLKKELGLIKFTCLQIGDNDLVGNKFNGHNLGIYLRENKIASNHIVNYKESDDEYTYAYNYASNNITESLIKNSLFLDSDILHFHLIHNAKFDIKYLPIITRLKPAVITLHDAYYLGGHCVHHFDCKKWHEHCYDCEYLDKPFIIKKDDTAFQFEIKKKFIQDSNLSVIVASKWMEDKVKESPIWKGKKIYRIPFGIDQNIFRPRDIIEAKKELSIDENSIVLMFRSEDNVFKCLHIIKDALNKIKSKNKITLITVVKKGLLKEFKNDFNILEYGWIKDDLMLSKLYQACDIFLMPSKQEAFGMMAIEAMSCGKMVLALEGTALTDVINAPECGIVCKKNEYADKLQYLINNLDEVKRRGELSLKFAEENYNKNLYVNRIIDVYNNVIKEHKVDIEYQPILEQLNKYYNTINVNDESDDDKKVKKDFTFGIYISNDEKYFIIGILGIKITIKKNKVEK from the coding sequence TAAAGGGCATGAATTTGATGAAATAGGAAACATTTTCAAAAAAAATAAAGATTTATTATTATTAGGAGATATAGATAAAGCATTAAAGATGAAAGAATGCTTAAGTTTTTTAAATGCTAATATCTTAATTCCTACAAAAGAGGCTATGGATTCTCTAGATATAGATATTTTAGGAAAAACTATTCTAATATTTGGAGATTATCCTAATATAGAACGATTTCTTATTTCTAAAAATTTAATAAAAGATGTTAATTATTTTGTGATATATAATTTTTATTCTCCATATTTCTATAATTATGAAAGTAATTTTATAATGAAATATTTATCAATATTTGCAGTGTATGCATATGATAAAGTATATATTTCAAGTAATAATATTATTACAACAACAGTTTGTAATTTAAATTGTACATCATGCTTAAATTTTAATCCTTATATAAATAGAAAACAACATAGTGATCTAGAAAGATTGAAAAATGATATAGATATATATTTTAAAAATGTAGATATGATTGGTTTTATGCATATTACAGGTGGTGAACCTTCTTTATATCCGGATATAATAAAATTATTAAAGTATATTAATAATAATTATAGTAATAAAATTATAGATTTAGTAATGCCTACAAATGGTGTTAGAGAAATACCAGATGAATTATTGGAAATTGTTAAAGAATCTAATATAACAATTCAAGTAGATAATTATTTGAATGCTGTACCAGAATTTGAAAATATATATAAAAAAAACTTAGAAAAATTAGAAAAATATAATGTAAAATCAGAGATTATACCAGCTGGTGAATTTTGGAATTGGGCACAGGCATATCCGCCTAGGTATGATTATTCTAAATTATCTGATGAAGAAAATAGTAAAAGATATGATTATTGCGGTTCTATATTTTCTGAAATAAGAAATGGAACTATATCAGGATGCTGCTATCATAGTTTTGCAGAAACAGCAGGTATAGTGAATTATGATGAAGATTCTCTTTTTGATTTAAAAGGAAATGTAAATAAAAAAGAATTAATAGAATTTAGATTGAAATATAACAAAAAAGGTTATACAGAATTTTGTAAAATATGTAATGGTCTCAATCCTTTAAATAGAAAAGTAGTTAAACCAGCTGAACAGACTAAAGGTATTTTATCTTGGGATGGTAATTTTACAGAAAAAGATTATATACCTGTTGATATATTAAAAATACTTGATTTTAGTGTGAAAATTACTGTTATAACTCCAACTTATAATAGAGCTGATTTTTTACCTAAAACAATAGAAAGTATATTAAATCAAACTTATACTAATTTTGAATATTATATATTAGATGATGGTTCTACTGACAATACTAAAGAAGTGGTAAAACCTTACCTAAAAGATAATAGGGTAAAATATTTATACCATGAAAATTCTGGAGAACCAGAAACAGTAAATTGGGGTTGGTCATTAGCTAAAGGAGAATATTTTACACAAATAAATTCTGATGATATAGTAGATAAAACTTTATTTGAAGAAATGATTAAGGTATTAGATAATGATGATAATGCTGTTGTTGCTTATTGTGATTATAAAATAATAGATGAAAAAAATAATGTAATAGAATCTGTAAAAAGTCCGGATTGGAATTTTTTAGAAGCTTTATCCGATTTTTCATGCTATGCTGCTATGGTCGGAACTTTTATAAAAAGAAGCAAATTTGTAAATTGGACTAATATAAGAACAGATAAATATTTATATATTAATGATATAGAAATGTATTGGAATATGGCTTTATATGGAGATTTTATACATGTTCCAAAAACATTAGTAAGCTGGAGAAAACACAAGGGACAACTTTCAGTAAATAGACCAGACTCTATTTATGAAATAGCAGATTGGTTTAAAGAATATTTTTATAAATCTAATATACCTAATGAAGTTTTTAATCTTAAAGACATAGTTGCAAATAGAGTAGTAATCTATGCAGAATCTTTATTAACACTTTATAATTTTCCAAAAACTATAAAAGATAAAATTAAAAGATATTTAAAAAAGGAGTTAGGATTAATTAAATTTACATGTTTACAAATAGGTGATAATGATTTAGTAGGTAATAAATTCAATGGACATAATTTAGGAATATATCTGCGTGAAAACAAAATAGCATCAAATCATATAGTTAATTATAAAGAATCTGACGATGAATATACTTATGCATATAATTATGCTTCTAATAATATTACAGAAAGCTTAATTAAAAATTCATTATTTTTAGATTCTGATATATTACATTTTCATTTAATACATAATGCAAAATTTGATATAAAATATTTACCGATTATAACTAGATTAAAACCAGCAGTCATTACTTTGCATGATGCCTATTATTTAGGAGGTCATTGCGTACATCATTTTGATTGTAAAAAATGGCATGAACATTGTTATGATTGTGAATATTTGGATAAGCCTTTTATTATAAAAAAAGATGATACAGCATTTCAATTTGAGATTAAGAAAAAATTTATACAAGATTCAAATTTATCAGTTATTGTGGCATCAAAATGGATGGAGGATAAAGTAAAAGAATCTCCTATTTGGAAAGGAAAGAAAATATATAGAATACCTTTTGGTATAGATCAAAACATATTTAGACCTAGAGATATTATAGAAGCCAAGAAAGAACTCTCAATAGATGAAAATTCTATTGTTTTAATGTTTAGATCTGAAGATAATGTATTTAAATGTTTGCATATTATAAAAGATGCATTAAATAAAATAAAATCTAAAAATAAAATAACTTTAATAACAGTTGTAAAAAAAGGTTTATTGAAAGAATTTAAAAATGATTTTAATATATTAGAATATGGTTGGATAAAAGATGACTTAATGCTTTCTAAATTATACCAAGCTTGCGATATATTTTTAATGCCGTCAAAACAGGAAGCTTTTGGAATGATGGCTATAGAAGCTATGAGCTGCGGAAAAATGGTTCTAGCTTTAGAAGGAACTGCTTTAACTGATGTTATTAATGCTCCTGAGTGCGGTATAGTATGTAAAAAAAATGAATATGCTGATAAATTACAGTATTTAATAAACAATTTAGATGAGGTAAAAAGAAGAGGTGAGCTTTCTTTAAAATTTGCTGAAGAAAATTACAATAAAAATCTATATGTAAATAGAATTATAGATGTATATAATAATGTTATTAAGGAACATAAAGTTGATATTGAATACCAACCAATTTTAGAACAATTAAATAAATATTATAATACTATAAATGTTAATGATGAATCTGATGATGACAAAAAGGTTAAGAAAGATTTTACATTTGGAATATATATTAGCAATGATGAGAAATATTTTATTATTGGCATTTTAGGTATAAAAATTACTATTAAAAAGAATAAGGTAGAAAAATGA